In Armatimonadota bacterium, the following proteins share a genomic window:
- a CDS encoding thiamine pyrophosphate-dependent dehydrogenase E1 component subunit alpha, with product MATTTTDTESAQNQGQQSPVSRPSDRLTPDDYRELLLQLYLARYFDVRLIKEKKRGRLRGTLYSSHNQEAVLVGSLFGLEPMDWISPIHRDMPAFFLKDFRSGWENPDRMGMTIEEVCSQVWGKATSPGRARDNWSHIGSKAKRIIHSTSMLAGTIPAATGVVLADRLNGLNTVAVTFNGEGSTAQGVFHEAINFAAVEKLPVVTIIENNHWAYGTPTHYEYPLADFARRADGYGIPGFIADGQDVIDVYDKVMMAVEHARAGNGPSIVECKTFRAYGHGDHDDDRAEKYRPSEEVEAGRKRDPLAVMKAKMMELGYLTVDEAMQHQAEGKGAGEVTDHDFPQKVVDYLTKGVQFAIKAPLPDETEAAMWVFREAN from the coding sequence GTGGCGACCACGACAACGGACACGGAGAGTGCCCAGAACCAAGGGCAGCAAAGTCCGGTGAGCCGGCCGAGCGATCGGCTCACCCCTGACGATTACCGCGAGCTGTTGCTCCAGCTTTATTTGGCCCGGTATTTCGACGTCCGCTTGATTAAAGAAAAGAAGCGCGGCCGTTTGAGAGGCACGCTTTACAGCAGCCACAACCAAGAGGCCGTGCTCGTCGGATCGCTTTTCGGGTTGGAACCCATGGATTGGATCTCGCCGATCCACCGGGACATGCCCGCCTTTTTCCTCAAGGACTTTCGGTCAGGTTGGGAAAACCCAGACCGGATGGGGATGACGATCGAAGAAGTTTGCAGCCAAGTTTGGGGCAAAGCCACGTCGCCTGGCCGTGCCCGCGACAACTGGAGCCACATCGGCAGCAAGGCCAAACGGATCATCCACTCGACATCGATGCTGGCCGGGACGATCCCCGCTGCAACTGGAGTCGTGTTGGCCGACCGCTTGAACGGGCTGAACACGGTTGCGGTCACGTTTAATGGGGAAGGTTCTACGGCCCAAGGCGTCTTCCATGAGGCCATCAACTTTGCCGCGGTCGAAAAACTGCCGGTGGTGACGATCATCGAAAACAACCATTGGGCTTATGGCACCCCCACCCACTACGAATATCCGCTGGCGGATTTTGCGCGGCGGGCGGACGGCTACGGGATCCCGGGATTCATCGCCGACGGCCAAGATGTCATCGATGTGTACGACAAAGTCATGATGGCCGTGGAGCACGCCCGGGCTGGGAACGGCCCCAGCATCGTGGAATGCAAGACATTCCGCGCCTATGGGCATGGCGACCACGATGACGACCGGGCGGAAAAATACCGCCCGAGCGAAGAAGTCGAAGCCGGCCGCAAGCGGGATCCATTGGCGGTGATGAAGGCGAAAATGATGGAACTCGGGTACCTCACAGTTGACGAAGCGATGCAACACCAAGCCGAAGGGAAAGGTGCTGGCGAAGTCACTGACCATGATTTCCCCCAAAAAGTTGTCGACTACCTGACCAAGGGTGTCCAATTCGCGATCAAGGCTCCATTGCCCGATGAAACCGAGGCGGCGATGTGGGTCTTCCGGGAGGCCAACTGA
- a CDS encoding alpha-ketoacid dehydrogenase subunit beta: MAAPVATELKKNYLTALKEAIAEEMDRNPDMICMGEDIGALGGAFGVTDGLVAKHGRSRVYDMPISEATIVGTACGLCLNGKTVMVEMQFIDFISCGFDQIVNMTATYHYRTAGEVNIPMVIRGPAGAYGGGALYHSQMNEAWFANSPGLKIICPSTVYDAKGLMKAALRDPNPVLVYEIKDLYRRREIEEVLPEEDYIVPIGKARIAREGDDVTIVTYGQNVYHALAAADEIQKEGFSAEVIDIRSLVPLDEETIIESLKKTNRLVVVNEAPMTCGFAGEIMSRMTEKAFEYLDAPPARITRMDTPVPWVKPLELYVLPSVAKITEAAVKACRY; the protein is encoded by the coding sequence ATGGCGGCACCCGTTGCAACCGAACTCAAAAAGAATTACCTCACGGCGCTCAAAGAAGCGATTGCCGAAGAGATGGATCGGAACCCGGACATGATCTGCATGGGCGAAGACATCGGTGCCCTTGGCGGGGCGTTCGGCGTCACCGACGGCCTGGTGGCCAAACATGGCCGATCGCGGGTTTACGACATGCCGATCAGCGAGGCGACCATTGTGGGAACCGCCTGCGGACTTTGTCTAAATGGCAAGACCGTGATGGTCGAGATGCAATTTATCGACTTCATTTCGTGTGGATTCGACCAGATCGTCAACATGACGGCGACCTACCATTACCGGACGGCCGGCGAAGTCAACATCCCAATGGTCATCCGTGGCCCTGCTGGAGCCTACGGCGGCGGCGCGCTTTACCACAGCCAGATGAACGAAGCATGGTTTGCTAACTCACCTGGGCTGAAAATCATCTGCCCAAGCACGGTCTATGATGCCAAAGGTTTGATGAAAGCGGCCCTCCGCGACCCGAACCCCGTTTTGGTTTACGAAATCAAAGACCTTTACCGTCGGCGCGAAATCGAAGAAGTGCTGCCCGAAGAGGATTACATCGTCCCCATCGGCAAAGCACGGATCGCTCGCGAAGGCGATGACGTCACGATTGTTACCTACGGGCAAAACGTCTACCACGCTCTTGCGGCGGCCGATGAGATCCAAAAGGAAGGTTTTTCGGCAGAAGTTATTGATATCCGGTCGCTCGTTCCGTTGGATGAAGAGACCATCATCGAGTCCCTGAAGAAAACCAACCGTCTTGTGGTCGTCAACGAAGCCCCAATGACCTGTGGGTTTGCTGGCGAGATCATGAGCCGGATGACGGAAAAGGCCTTTGAATACTTGGATGCCCCGCCGGCGAGAATCACCCGTATGGATACGCCGGTGCCTTGGGTCAAACCGTTGGAACTCTACGTTCTGCCCAGCGTTGCCAAAATCACCGAAGCGGCCGTCAAGGCTTGCCGGTACTAA
- a CDS encoding ABC transporter substrate-binding protein, protein MKNGLLQIAGLTLAIAGMSLFGGCKDPGSAGSTGSTTGSSTSGSGGTGGTASGDTIKIGMVASRNGELRPWGTDCESGGVLAVKLINDAGGIGGKKIELIVEDSNSKPEEGKSAAAKLAGDGVVAIIGEVASGITKQMKIVALEKGIPMVAVGATNPDITKDGKGLISRVCYTDDLQGPVMAKFAYDRGLRRVAVMTDKKQPYSTGLTATFKKKFEELGGKIVADESYQSGDTQFNGQLTRIKGLNPDGIFMSGYFNEVGPMSRQVRQLGMTADKVTLMGGDGWDSADLISSGGDAIVGGFFCNHYNDKEERPEVKKFLEDYKAANNGNLPGTTMGALGYDATALVLDAIKRVADSGKEINSANVAAAIMETENFHGVSGDITLKGTTGDPAKRALIVEVKKDGFVFSKEYTPAEVLGQ, encoded by the coding sequence ATGAAAAACGGATTGCTTCAAATCGCAGGGCTCACGCTTGCCATCGCCGGCATGAGCCTTTTCGGCGGATGCAAGGATCCCGGCAGTGCCGGGTCTACGGGCAGCACCACCGGCTCATCGACTTCGGGTTCGGGCGGCACGGGCGGAACTGCCAGCGGCGACACGATCAAGATCGGGATGGTTGCCAGCCGCAACGGTGAACTCAGGCCCTGGGGCACTGACTGTGAATCGGGCGGCGTTTTGGCCGTCAAGTTAATCAACGACGCCGGAGGAATCGGCGGCAAGAAGATCGAGCTGATCGTCGAAGATTCCAACTCCAAACCGGAAGAAGGGAAATCGGCCGCGGCCAAGCTGGCGGGCGACGGGGTTGTGGCCATCATCGGCGAAGTTGCGAGCGGCATCACCAAACAAATGAAGATCGTGGCGCTGGAAAAGGGCATCCCGATGGTTGCCGTCGGGGCCACCAACCCGGACATCACGAAAGATGGAAAAGGGCTCATCAGCCGCGTGTGCTACACCGACGACCTGCAAGGGCCGGTGATGGCCAAGTTCGCCTATGACCGGGGCCTGCGGCGCGTGGCCGTCATGACCGACAAGAAGCAGCCTTATTCCACGGGCCTCACCGCCACGTTTAAAAAGAAATTCGAGGAGTTGGGCGGCAAAATCGTCGCCGATGAGAGCTATCAATCCGGAGACACGCAGTTTAATGGCCAGCTGACCCGGATCAAGGGCCTTAACCCAGACGGCATTTTCATGTCGGGTTACTTTAACGAAGTGGGCCCCATGTCTCGCCAGGTGCGCCAGCTGGGCATGACGGCCGACAAGGTCACCCTGATGGGTGGCGACGGGTGGGATAGCGCCGACCTCATTTCAAGCGGCGGCGACGCCATTGTGGGCGGCTTCTTCTGCAACCACTACAACGACAAGGAAGAGCGGCCGGAAGTCAAAAAGTTCCTGGAAGATTACAAGGCGGCCAACAACGGCAACTTGCCCGGCACCACGATGGGGGCATTGGGTTACGATGCGACGGCTCTTGTCCTCGATGCGATCAAGCGCGTCGCCGACTCGGGCAAAGAGATTAATTCGGCCAATGTGGCGGCAGCGATCATGGAAACCGAGAACTTCCACGGCGTCAGCGGCGATATCACGCTCAAGGGGACGACTGGCGACCCGGCAAAGCGGGCCCTGATCGTCGAAGTGAAGAAAGACGGGTTTGTTTTCTCCAAGGAATACACCCCCGCCGAAGTGCTGGGCCAATAA
- a CDS encoding branched-chain amino acid ABC transporter permease translates to MDSVLHLVAGFTLDFSSLPQQLVNGLVIGAIYALIALGYTMVYGVLRLINFAHGEVFMLGAYTALLTSYTMGFTPELVKKGVMQGHPLTSSPFNLVILILASMAVCAVIGAVIEFLAYRPMRNQSRIAALITAIGVSLFLQYGGQLFLPANPPPSVVQEVNPFQGVINHSFRKAVIAQDGSVTSPAIELTVTQGKVIMLVTVVVLMGLLTYLVMYTRAGRAMRAASHDFDSASLMGVNVNRVVTFTFMLGSALAGAGAMMLATFEGTPLQPFYGLLPGVKAFVAAVLGGIGNIPGAVLGGIVMGLAETLVVWLGFSQYKDAVAFVILIFVLLLKPGGLLGSDKVEKV, encoded by the coding sequence ATGGATTCGGTTCTCCATTTGGTGGCTGGCTTCACGCTGGACTTTTCATCTCTTCCGCAACAGCTTGTAAATGGCCTGGTGATCGGCGCAATCTATGCGCTGATCGCCCTGGGCTACACCATGGTTTATGGGGTGTTGAGGTTGATCAACTTTGCCCATGGCGAAGTGTTCATGTTGGGTGCCTACACGGCCCTGTTGACGTCGTACACGATGGGCTTTACGCCGGAATTGGTGAAGAAGGGCGTGATGCAGGGCCACCCCCTTACCAGCAGCCCGTTCAACCTGGTGATCCTTATTTTGGCTTCGATGGCGGTTTGCGCGGTCATCGGTGCCGTGATCGAATTCCTCGCCTACCGTCCGATGCGGAACCAATCGCGGATTGCCGCATTGATCACGGCCATCGGGGTCTCGCTGTTCCTGCAATATGGAGGGCAACTCTTTTTGCCGGCAAACCCCCCGCCAAGCGTGGTTCAGGAAGTGAATCCGTTCCAAGGGGTCATCAACCATTCCTTCCGGAAGGCGGTGATCGCCCAGGATGGCAGCGTAACCAGCCCGGCAATCGAGCTGACGGTGACCCAAGGCAAAGTGATCATGCTGGTGACCGTGGTCGTTTTGATGGGCCTGCTGACTTACCTGGTGATGTACACAAGGGCCGGCCGGGCGATGCGGGCGGCTAGCCACGATTTCGATTCAGCTTCTTTGATGGGGGTGAACGTCAACCGCGTGGTCACCTTCACGTTCATGCTGGGTTCGGCTTTGGCGGGAGCGGGGGCCATGATGCTAGCCACGTTCGAAGGGACTCCCCTGCAGCCGTTTTATGGTCTTTTGCCGGGTGTCAAGGCGTTTGTGGCGGCCGTTTTGGGCGGCATCGGCAACATTCCCGGAGCGGTGCTCGGCGGAATCGTCATGGGGTTGGCGGAGACCTTGGTCGTCTGGTTGGGATTTAGCCAATACAAGGATGCGGTGGCATTCGTCATCCTGATCTTTGTGCTCTTGCTCAAGCCGGGCGGACTCTTGGGGTCTGACAAGGTGGAAAAGGTATGA